A single Drosophila miranda strain MSH22 chromosome XR, D.miranda_PacBio2.1, whole genome shotgun sequence DNA region contains:
- the LOC108151747 gene encoding arginine-glutamic acid dipeptide repeats protein isoform X7 — protein MAASTQGEIRVGPGHQVNDVYAKLPDYNPISSFPIDKETDERELEESRWSPGVVADGDLLMFLRAARSMAAFQGMCDGGLEDGCLAASRDDTTINALDVLHDSGYDPGKALQALVKCPVSKGIDKKWTEDETKKFIKGLRQFGKNFFRIHKDLLPHKDTPELVEFYYLWKKTPGANNNRPHRRRRQSALRRNRVTRANNNTPPKKEDTPEPQTATTAATATGSASETASRSSPAVSKEENSSLTEDDASECDSDSSLTNKRDESPSRMRTRNKQQNNNNNNNSNNNNSSSNTTTNSSSSSSTASNSGGGGGGASVGGSSAGGGSAAAGATATNSSSKDQSTTNNAVANGKRPKRGSETPDAGGGASSVDSPKTPTKAVAESSATKRKGGKQDTPNKKKRTEQEQANDQAANAGVGAGGVGGSDENISSLKEKRKQQRPDSPVESMNSDSRPDSVLDDGESNTTDTTTAEQQSTKDSKELMLNCKEEREMATNDGDGLHLEPKTEEKSIKAEVASEDCSKEALSIKNMDEETNIQAPNSVDGLLLKDSPANTIQQDCGVPPVNTVAAPLTMKVPTIATVEALNASVERKEAIEKMETCESDPDLLKKLATIKQEVSPQQQHQQQQQQQPPQQPPQQQQQLNPISIQPPPACPPTEAVYIKKEPMDDSMDATCNQNSNEPQDLKVKIEIKNEDSLKHNAGGLPLTGPGVPPTSMHSHSMAGGESGQPPLGEPLHLSHLPHGQQPLQPPPASYLIDAQLKYGPPGGQQQQQQQQPPQLPQLHSDPAGAGGNGPPQGGPNTSQKYPPEMEMKFTPQDLKYPPPPPLDALKYSQEMQAVAAAAAAAAAAAAAGKYDMKYMIEQPGKYPVELSAAHQPPLKQGYQDSLKIPDVKSGFGHLPHNMASQLDVAHKYGPPPTSQEQQQQQQQQQQQQQQQQQQQQQQQQSQPPAHQVPPGATPPPGIAMPKPHYQHDVQTPPLGRPFEPGMMHKYGDPLAAKYGPPQPQDLKYPMPPVVSAAGPVDVKPYGENLIKSSPYGPPPESPIDASSRSTPGQDSQGSNSNSQPSSMAPQPQQFQSPHPSPHMPSPAGGGLPPGMHPQNLIHGLPPGGAGGPQPPPPPTSLHQSSSGAPGVPPGMHPGLHPGQHSQMSVASSMPPSSIGIPPTLSTMAPSHMHPHMHPHHLQQVLHRPHDMPPSMHPHAPMAMSLQGHPQHGHGLPPSHAPQQQQQQQQPPGGPAGTVRTPSPAQHPPRSLHDPQSREQPPTSQPSTTMAGSGGGHGNPHQSPHTHRTSPLPGLAGNGHPPPGLIGHPMPIHPHLAHLPPGHPAHAALAHPGHHLLSHSIAGLGPGGGPIALLAGPGGLGGLPESALSRRTPPSHMPHSHVSSAPNTPHSVASMTSSSMALTTSTVPSSAFSRASPSVQISSGAGSAGPGSSSSNTPGGGQSNSSAAAAAAAAHRAASPASSVSSLSRQSPLHPVPQSPLSHHPSSSALSAAAAAVAERDRHALLRQQSPHMTPPPVSNASGLMASPLSKMYAPQPGQRGLGTSPPPHLRPGASPPVIRHPQMPLPLPLIAPGGGIPQIGVHPGQSPYPHPLLHPSVFYSPHHHPFNSHYGYAPYGPGFPAYMKPPPPSGPLDPAAVMAAHHAGLQGPPQQQQSRQDEQNAAAAAAARDAAEKQHHQAAAAAAAQQQQQQQQMKGPPQQQQQGGPQPNKPPTPKTPQGPGGPGVPVGMGGPGTPTGLPPGAYPGSHMPGYPPGPPHGSPFAPQDGQQHGMKPTSHMDALRAHAHSANSAGMGGGHHPTEPLPIDIEPDPEPDIPSPTHNIQRGPSPEAKPDDTECHRSQSAIFVRHIDRGDYNSCTRTDLIFKPVADSKLARKREERDRKLAEKERERRQQQQQQQQQQQQQAAAAQQAAQQAKMKAELKPPYADTPALRQLSEYARPHVAFSPVEQMVPYHHPMGPMYRERELEEIKNAQAAAASQSRLDPHWMEYYRRGIHPSQFPLYANPAISQMERERLGIPPPHHVGLDPGEHMVRMIRLTREYHAHSHTHLHLPLHPQPQPPEAGFQLPPNVGQYPRPNMLIPREPHSDVLLRMSYADQLQAAEFQRQSLHDQYFRQRPR, from the exons ATGGCGGCCTCCACTCAAGGAGAAATTCGAGTGGGTCCCGGCCACCAGGTAAACGATGTCTAT GCAAAACTGCCCGATTATAATCCAATCTCAAGCTTCCCCATCGACAAGGAAACCGATGAACGTGAACTAGAGGAATCAAGATGGAGTCCAGGCGTTGTGGCCGATGGCGATTTGTTAATGTTCTTGCGTGCTGCCCGCTCGATGGCCGCATTTCAAGGAATGTGTGATGGCGGACTAGAAGACGGTTGTTTGGCTGCCAGTCGCGACGACACAACAATTAACGCACTCGACGTG CTCCACGATTCTGGCTACGATCCAGGCAAAGCTCTACAAGCACTAGTTAAGTGCCCCGTTTCGAAGGGCATCGACAAGAAGTGGACCGAGGACGAAACGAAAAAGTTTATCAAGGGTCTGCGACAATTTGGCAAGAATTTCTTTAGGATCCACAAGGATCTGCTGCCGCACAAGGACACCCCCGAGCTGGTCGAATTCTACTATCTGTGGAAGAAGACGCCCGGCGCGAACAACAATCGGCCGCACCGGCGACGCAGACAGAGCGCCCTGCGACGCAATCGTGTCACGCGCGCAAATAATAATACACCTCCCAAGAAGGAGGACACACCGGAACCACAAACTGCGACGAcggcggcgacggcgacggggTCGGCGTCAGAGACGGCGAGTCGCTCATCGCCCGCTGTCTCCAAGGAGGAGAACAGCTCTCTCACCGAGGACGACGCCAGCGAGTGTGACAGTGATTCGAGTCTGACCAACAAAAGGGATGAATCACCCTCTAGGATGAGGACGCGCAATAAACaacagaacaacaacaacaacaacaacagcaataacaacaacagcagcagcaacaccaccaccaacagcagcagcagcagcagcacggccagcaatagcggaggtggcggcggtggtgcGTCCGTCGGTGGCAGCTCTGCGGGAGGCGGAAGCGCTGCTGCAGGCGCCACGGCCACCAACAGCTCCTCGAAGGATCAGTCCACCACCAACAACGCTGTGGCCAATGGCAAGCGGCCCAAGCGAGGCTCCGAGACGCCCGATGCCGGCGGTGGAGCCTCCTCGGTGGACAGTCCCAAGACTCCGACCAAGGCTGTGGCCGAGAGTTCGGCTACCAAGCGCAAGGGCGGCAAACAGGACACGCCCAACAAAAAGAAGCGCACCGAACAGGAGCAGGCGAACGACCAGGCAGCCAATGCTGGCGTGGGAGCGGGAGGCGTCGGTGGATCGGACGAAAACATCAGCAGCTTGAAGGAGAAGAGAAAGCAGCAGCGGCCCGACAGTCCCGTGGAGAGCATGAACTCGGACAGCAGGCCGGACTCTGTGCTGGACGACGGCGAGTCGAATACCACGGACACGACCACCGCCGAACAGCAGTCGACCAAGGACAGCAAGGAGTTGATGCTCAACTGCAAGGAGGAGCGGGAGATGGCCACCAACGATGGTGATGGCCTCCACCTGGAGCCCAAAACGGAGGAGAAGTCCATCAAGGCAGAGGTCGCCTCGGAGGACTGCAGCAAGGAGGCGCTCTCGATCAAGAACATGGACGAGGAGACGAACATCCAGGCTCCGAACAGCGTGGATGGGCTGCTGCTTAAGGATTCCCCTGCCAACACAATCCAGCAGGACTGTGGTGTGCCTCCGGTTAACACCGTGGCAGCGCCCCTCACCATGAAGGTGCCGACCATTGCCACTGTGGAGGCGCTAAATGCCTCTGTGGAGCGCAAGGAGGCCATCGAGAAGATGGAGACCTGCGAAAGCGATCCCGATCTGCTCAAGAAGCTGGCCACCATCAAGCAGGAGGTCTCTCCccaacagcagcatcagcaacagcagcagcagcagccgccccagcagccgccgcagcaacagcagcagttgAATCCCATATCCATTCAGCCGCCACCTGCGTGTCCGCCCACGGAGGCGGTGTATATCAAGAAAGAGCCCATGGACGATTCGATGGATGCCACCTGCAATCAGAACAGCAACGAACCGCAAGATCTGAAGGTGAAGATTGAGATCAAGAACGAGGACTCGCTGAAGCACAACGCGGGAGGACTGCCGCTCACGGGGCCTGGGGTGCCGCCCACCTCCATGCATTCCCATTCGATGGCCGGTGGCGAGAGTGGGCAGCCGCCTTTGGGTGAGCCGCTGCATCTGTCGCATCTGCCACACGGCCAGCAGCCGCTGCAGCCACCTCCCGCCAGCTATCTGATCGATGCCCAGCTGAAGTACGGCCCGCCGGGaggacaacagcagcaacaacagcagcagcctccaCAGCTTCCGCAGCTGCACAGCGATCCGGCTGGAGCGGGCGGCAATGGACCACCCCAAGGCGGACCCAACACATCGCAAAAGTACCCGCCCGAAATGGAGATGAAATTCACGCCGCAGGATCTCAAGTatccgccgccaccgccgctggACGCACTCAAGTACAGCCAGGAGATGCAGGCGGTTGCCGCTGCagcagccgctgctgccgccgccgccgcggCTGGCAAGTACGACATGAAGTACATGATTGAGCAGCCCGGCAAGTATCCGGTGGAGTTGTCCGCCGCTCACCAGCCGCCATTGAAGCAGGGCTACCAGGATTCCCTCAAGATACCCGACGTCAAGTCGGGCTTTGGCCATCTGCCGCACAACATGGCCTCCCAGCTGGACGTGGCCCACAAGTACGGACCACCGCCGACGtcccaggagcagcagcagcagcagcaacaacaacaacaacaacaacaacaacaacagcagcagcaacaacagcaacagcagtccCAGCCGCCGGCCCATCAGGTGCCGCCGGGTGCCACGCCACCGCCGGGCATAGCCATGCCCAAGCCGCATTATCAGCACGATGTGCAGACGCCGCCATTGGGACGGCCCTTCGAGCCTGGAATGATGCACAAATACGGAGATCCTCTGGCGGCCAAATATGGCCCGCCCCAGCCGCAGGATCTGAAGTATCCGATGCCACCAGTCGTCTCCGCGGCGGGACCCGTGGACGTGAAGCCATACGGCGAGAACCTGATAAAGTCCTCCCCGTATGGCCCGCCCCCGGAGAGCCCTATAGACGCCTCGTCGCGCTCGACGCCAGGCCAGGACAGCCagggcagcaacagcaactcgcagccctcgtcgatggccccacagccgcagcagttCCAGTCGCCGCATCCCTCGCCTCACATGCCTTCACCCGCAGGCGGCGGCCTGCCGCCTGGGATGCATCCTCAAAATCTCATCCATGGCCTGCCGCCGGGTGGGGCCGGTGGACCccagccaccgccaccgcccaCATCCCTGCACCAGTCGTCGAGTGGTGCGCCGGGCGTTCCGCCGGGTATGCATCCGGGACTGCATCCGGGACAGCATTCGCAGATGTCGGTGGCCTCCTCGATGCCGCCCAGCTCGATCGGGATACCACCCACGCTGTCGACGATGGCGCCCTCGCATATGCATCCCCACATGCATCCGCATCATCTGCAGCAGGTGCTCCATCGGCCGCACGACATGCCACCCAGCATGCATCCGCACGCTCCGATGGCCATGTCCCTGCAAGGACATCCGCAACATGGTCACGGACTGCCGCCCTCCCACGCcccccaacagcagcagcagcaacagcagccgcctGGAGGTCCCGCCGGCACAGTGCGCACTCCATCGCCAGCCCAGCATCCGCCACGCAGTCTGCACGATCCCCAGTCCCGGGAGCAGCCGCCCACGTCGCAGCCCTCGACAACGATGGCCGGATCCGGCGGTGGTCATGGCAATCCGCACCAATCCCCGCATACGCATCGCACATCGCCGCTGCCGGGACTGGCGGGGAATGGCCATCCGCCGCCGGGACTCATTGGCCACCCAATGCCCATACATCCGCATCTGGCGCATCTTCCGCCGGGTCATCCGGCCCATGCGGCTCTCGCACATCCCGGACACCATCTGCTGTCGCACTCGATTGCCGGTCTGGGGCCGGGCGGCGGACCCATCGCTCTGCTAGCGGGTCCCGGAGGACTGGGCGGCCTTCCCGAATCCGCCCTCAGTCGTCGCACCCCGCCCAGCCATATGCCCCACTCGCACGTCTCATCGGCACCGAATACGCCCCATTCGGTGGCCTCGATGACGTCCAGCAGCATGGCTCTGACTACCAGCACGGTGCCGTCGTCGGCCTTCAGCCGTGCCAGTCCCAGCGTTCAGATCTCGAGTGGAGCCGGTTCAGCCGGacctggcagcagcagcagcaacacgcCTGGCGGTGGCCAGAGCAACTCCTcggcagccgcagcagcagcagctgcccaTCGAGCAGCCTCTCCAGCCTCCAGTGTGAGCAGCCTCAGTCGCCAGAGTCCGCTGCATCCGGTGCCGCAGTCGCCGCTTAGCCATCATCCCTCATCTTCGGCATTGTCGGCGGCTGCGGCAGCCGTGGCCGAGCGGGATCGCCATGCCCTGCTGCGACAGCAGTCTCCACATATGACGCCGCCACCCGTGTCTAATGCCTCGGGACTGATGGCCAGTCCGCTGAGCAAGATGTATGCCCCGCAGCCGGGCCAAAGGGGGCTAGGCACGTCACCGCCGCCGCATCTGCGACCGGGAGCCTCACCGCCGGTTATACGGCATCCGCAAATGCCGTTGCCATTGCCTCTGATTGCGCCGGGAGGAGGCATTCCACAGATCGGAGTGCATCCCGGCCAGTCGCCGTATCCACATCCACTGCTGCATCCCTCGGTCTTCTATTCGCCGCATCATCATCCCTTCAACTCGCATTACGGCTATGCACCGTACGGGCCTGGTTTCCCGGCCTACATGAAGCCGCCTCCACCGTCGGGACCTCTGGATCCCGCCGCCGTGATGGCCGCCCACCATGCCGGCCTGCAGGGtccgccgcagcagcagcagtcgcgACAGGACGAGCAGaacgccgccgctgctgctgcggcgcgAGATGCAGCCGAGAAGCAGCACCATCAGGCGGCGGCCGCAGCGGCAgcccagcagcaacagcagcagcaacagatgaAGGGCccgccccagcagcagcagcagggcggTCCGCAGCCCAACAAGCCGCCGACGCCAAAGACGCCCCAGGGTCCAGGGGGACCGGGTGTGCCAGTCGGCATGGGTGGGCCCGGAACGCCGACGGGCCTGCCGCCGGGTGCCTATCCGGGCTCCCATATGCCCGGCTACCCGCCTGGTCCGCCGCACGGCTCGCCTTTTGCCCCGCAAGATGGTCAGCAGCACGGCATGAAGCCCACTTCCCACATGGATGCCCTGCGAGCACACGCGCACTCTGCCAACTCGGCAGGCATGGGCGGAGGCCATCATCCAACGGAGCCAT TGCCCATTGACATTGAGCCGGATCCGGAGCCAGATATACCCAGTCCCACGCACAATATACAACGTGGTCCCAGTCCCGAGGCCAAGCCGGACGACACCGAATGCCATCGCTCCCAGTCTGCCAT ATTTGTCCGGCACATCGATCGCGGAGATTACAATTCCTGCACGAGAACGGATTTGATATTCAAGCCGGTGGCCGACTCGAAGCTAGCCCGAAAACGGGAGGAACGGGATCGCAAGCTGGCCGAGAAGGAGCGCGAACGGCGGCAG cagcaacaacagcaacagcagcagcaacaacagcaggcagcagccgctcAACAGGCGGCCCAGCAGGCCAAAATGAAAGCGGAACTAAAGCCCCCGTATGCCGATACGCCAGCCCTGCGACAACTCTCCGAATACGCACGCCCCCATGTCGCCTTCAG TCCTGTTGAACAGATGGTGCCATATCATCATCCAATGGGCCCCATGTACAGAGAGAG GGAACTGGAAGAGATCAAAAACGCACAAGCCGCCGCGGCGAGTCAATCCCGCCTCGATCCGCACTGGATGGAGTACTACAGACG CGGCATACATCCCTCACAGTTCCCACTCTATGCGAATCCGGCGATATCGCAGATGGAGAGGGAACGTTTGGGTATACCGCCACCGCATCACGTAGGCCTTGATCCGGGCGAGCACATGGTGCGTATG ATACGATTGACGAGAGAATATCATGCACACTCTCATACTCATTTACATTTGCCTTTGCATCCACAGCCGCAACCACCGGAGGCCGGTTTCCAACTGCCAC CGAACGTTGGCCAATATCCACGCCCAAATATGCTTATACCTAGGGAGCCGCACTCGGATGTCCTGCTGCGCATGTCCTATGCCGATCAACTACAG GCCGCCGAATTCCAGCGACAATCGCTGCACGATCAATACTTTAG ACAACGGCCCAGATAA